A single region of the Gasterosteus aculeatus chromosome 1, fGasAcu3.hap1.1, whole genome shotgun sequence genome encodes:
- the fchsd2 gene encoding F-BAR and double SH3 domains protein 2 isoform X3 has protein sequence MQPPPRKVKVTQELKNTHTEQMTRLHFKHQTECDLLEDMRTYSLKKGQLERDYAQALQKLASQYLKRDWPAINPDDQRTDYRNVYAVWRSYLEGTVQVSQSRLNVCDNYKGQVSEPAKTVRLYKEQQLKKTIDQLSGIQAELQESVKELAKAKKKYYDCEQVAQAVREKADIEARSKLGIFQSRISLQKASVKLKAKRSDCNSKATQARNDYLLTLAAANAHHDRYYHTDLLQCIQALDGRIYEHVKDYLVELSRTELEASQATHNTFQFLLDKSTRIIQEYNQQLFMQENPVFHKAHDFQFQPSECDMSRQLESETGTTEEHSLNKEARKWATRVAREHKNIIHCKRCLEECEAHGLPPTEQGRLDLELKIEDTKENIRKAEIIKLKAEARLDLLRQVGVAVDTWLKSAMNQVMEELENERWASYTSHDPSLSGTVDLEREEGEECEENMEIFDDSSSSPSGTLRNYPLTCKVLYSYKASQPDELTIDEQEMLEVIEDGDMEDWVKARNKTGSVGYVPEKYLQFPTSNSLLSMLQSLATLDARSHTSSNSTEPELHSGCVNGDTNMIFVRALYDYEGQTDEELSFSEGAVIRLLSRDTQTDDGFWEGELNGRVGVFPSVLVEDLTENGETSGGGLGDIQISPSLSKLRCSLPHLPLYEQPPISPFTTPETSTPPPLPRSPSAALNGEHKPPPASSHKGPLPTHNQSSAKSPVSPRFPQPLRFTPEGGPGKLRPVRAAPPPPKQHLRRTQEKSDKTEEVEITLV, from the exons GACCTACAGTCTGAAGAAGGGACAGCTGGAGAGGGACTACGCTCAG gctCTGCAGAAGTTAGCAAGTCAGTACCTAAAGAGAGACTGGCCTGCAATCAACCCAGATGACCAGAGAACAGACTACAG GAACGTGTATGCGGTGTGGAGGTCCTACTTAGAAGGCACGGTGCAGGTGAGCCAGTCCAGGCTCAACGTGTGTGACAACTACAAAGGTCAGGTGTCGGAGCCTGCTAAGACGGTCCGACTCTACAaggagcagcagctgaaaaAG ACCATAGATCAGTTGAGCGGAATTcaagcagagctgcaggagtCGGTGAAGGAGTTGGCCAAAGCCAAGAAGAAGTACTACGACTGTGAGCAGGTTGCCCAGGCTGTACGAGAGAAGGCTGACATAGAGGCCAG GTCTAAACTGGGTATTTTTCAATCAAGAATTAGTTTACAGAAAGCAAGTGTTAAG TTGAAAGCTAAGAGAAGTGACTGCAACTCCAAGGCAACACAAGCCAGGAATGACtacctgctaacgctagctgCTGCCAACGCTCACCACGACCGCTACTACCATACAGACCTACTGCAATGCATACAG GCCTTGGATGGCAGGATCTATGAGCATGTGAAAGACTACTTGGTCGAGCTGAGTCGAACCGAGCTAGAGGCCTCCCAAGCAACGCACAACACCTTCCAGTTTCTCTTGGACAAATCCACGAGG ATAATACAAGAATACAACCAGCAGCTGTTTATGCAGGAAAACCCGGTGTTTCACAAAGCACACGACTTCCAGTTCCAACCCAGCGAATGTGACATG AGCCGTCAGCTGGAGTCTGAGACGGGGACGACGGAGGAGCACAGCCTGAATAAGGAAGCCAGGAAATGGGCCACCAGAGTGGCCCGAGAACACAAGAACATCATCCACTGCAAGAGA TGTCTGGAGGAGTGTGAGGCGCATGGCTTGCCCCCTACGGAGCAGGGCAGACTGGATCTGGAGTTGAAGATAGAAGACACCAAAGAAAACATCCGCAAAGCGGAG ATAATAAAGTTAAAAGCCGAGGCTCGGTTGGACCTTCTACGGCAAGTGGGGGTTGCTGTGGACACCTGGCTGAAGAGCGCCATGAACCAG gtgatggaggagctggagaatgAACGTTGGGCCAGCTACACTTCCCACGACCCCTCACTGTCG GGCACAGTGGATTTGGAGcgtgaggagggagaagagtgTGAAGAAAACATGGAGATTTTTGACGACAGCAGCTCCAGTCCTTCAGGAACCCTCCGAAACTACCCGCTGACCTGCAAAGTGCTGTACTCCTACAAG GCCTCTCAGCCAGATGAGTTAACTATTGATGAACAGGAGATGTTGGAGGTCATTGAAGATGGAGACATGGAAGACTGGGTCAAg gCTCGCAATAAGACGGGAAGCGTGGGCTACGTCCCTGAGAAATACCTGCAGTTCCCTACTTCCAACAGTCTGCTGAGCATGCTTCAGTCTCTGGCCACACTCGATGCTCGATCGCACACCTCGTCCAACTCCACCGAGCCGGAGCTCCACTCCGGCTGCGTCAACGGAGACACCAACA TGATCTTTGTCCGTGCGCTCTACGACTACGAGGGCCAAACGGACGAGGAACTCTCCTTTTCTGAGGGAGCGGTGATCCGCCTGTTGAGCCGCGACACTCAGACAGACGACGGCTTCTGGGAGGGGGAGCTCAATGGACGGGTGGGCGTCTTCCCCTCCGTGCTGGTAGAAGATCTCACTGAGAATGGGGAGACCAGTGGAGGAGGCCTCGGTGACATACAG atttctccatctctctctaaGCTGCGGTGTTCTCTGCCACACCTCCCGCTGTATGAACAACCTCCTATCAGCCCTTTCACCACGCCTGAGACCTCCACCCCGCCGCCTCTCCCACGCTCACCTTCCGCCGCACTTAACGGGGAGCACAAGCCTCCACCCGCCTCGTCACATAAGGGGCCGCTACCCACCCACA ATCAAAGCTCTGCCAAGAGTCCAGTCTCTCCGAGATTTCCTCAACCACTGCGATTCACCCCTGAAGGAGGCCCGGGCAAATTACGACCT GTGcgagctgctcctcctccacccaaacaGCACCTCCGCCGAACACAGGAAAAGAGTGACAaaacagaggaggtggagatcaCGCTggtgtga
- the fchsd2 gene encoding F-BAR and double SH3 domains protein 2 isoform X1, with translation MQPPPRKVKVTQELKNTHTEQMTRLHFKHQTECDLLEDMRTYSLKKGQLERDYAQALQKLASQYLKRDWPAINPDDQRTDYRNVYAVWRSYLEGTVQVSQSRLNVCDNYKGQVSEPAKTVRLYKEQQLKKTIDQLSGIQAELQESVKELAKAKKKYYDCEQVAQAVREKADIEARSKLGIFQSRISLQKASVKLKAKRSDCNSKATQARNDYLLTLAAANAHHDRYYHTDLLQCIQALDGRIYEHVKDYLVELSRTELEASQATHNTFQFLLDKSTRIIQEYNQQLFMQENPVFHKAHDFQFQPSECDMTLSTVPQLVDIEPSPVSAMRMTLAQSRQLESETGTTEEHSLNKEARKWATRVAREHKNIIHCKRCLEECEAHGLPPTEQGRLDLELKIEDTKENIRKAEIIKLKAEARLDLLRQVGVAVDTWLKSAMNQVMEELENERWASYTSHDPSLSGTVDLEREEGEECEENMEIFDDSSSSPSGTLRNYPLTCKVLYSYKASQPDELTIDEQEMLEVIEDGDMEDWVKARNKTGSVGYVPEKYLQFPTSNSLLSMLQSLATLDARSHTSSNSTEPELHSGCVNGDTNMIFVRALYDYEGQTDEELSFSEGAVIRLLSRDTQTDDGFWEGELNGRVGVFPSVLVEDLTENGETSGGGLGDIQISPSLSKLRCSLPHLPLYEQPPISPFTTPETSTPPPLPRSPSAALNGEHKPPPASSHKGPLPTHNQSSAKSPVSPRFPQPLRFTPEGGPGKLRPVRAAPPPPKQHLRRTQEKSDKTEEVEITLV, from the exons GACCTACAGTCTGAAGAAGGGACAGCTGGAGAGGGACTACGCTCAG gctCTGCAGAAGTTAGCAAGTCAGTACCTAAAGAGAGACTGGCCTGCAATCAACCCAGATGACCAGAGAACAGACTACAG GAACGTGTATGCGGTGTGGAGGTCCTACTTAGAAGGCACGGTGCAGGTGAGCCAGTCCAGGCTCAACGTGTGTGACAACTACAAAGGTCAGGTGTCGGAGCCTGCTAAGACGGTCCGACTCTACAaggagcagcagctgaaaaAG ACCATAGATCAGTTGAGCGGAATTcaagcagagctgcaggagtCGGTGAAGGAGTTGGCCAAAGCCAAGAAGAAGTACTACGACTGTGAGCAGGTTGCCCAGGCTGTACGAGAGAAGGCTGACATAGAGGCCAG GTCTAAACTGGGTATTTTTCAATCAAGAATTAGTTTACAGAAAGCAAGTGTTAAG TTGAAAGCTAAGAGAAGTGACTGCAACTCCAAGGCAACACAAGCCAGGAATGACtacctgctaacgctagctgCTGCCAACGCTCACCACGACCGCTACTACCATACAGACCTACTGCAATGCATACAG GCCTTGGATGGCAGGATCTATGAGCATGTGAAAGACTACTTGGTCGAGCTGAGTCGAACCGAGCTAGAGGCCTCCCAAGCAACGCACAACACCTTCCAGTTTCTCTTGGACAAATCCACGAGG ATAATACAAGAATACAACCAGCAGCTGTTTATGCAGGAAAACCCGGTGTTTCACAAAGCACACGACTTCCAGTTCCAACCCAGCGAATGTGACATG acTCTGAGCACGGTGCCGCAGTTGGTGGACATTGAGCCGTCGCCCGTCAGTGCCATGAGAATGACCCTGGCACAG AGCCGTCAGCTGGAGTCTGAGACGGGGACGACGGAGGAGCACAGCCTGAATAAGGAAGCCAGGAAATGGGCCACCAGAGTGGCCCGAGAACACAAGAACATCATCCACTGCAAGAGA TGTCTGGAGGAGTGTGAGGCGCATGGCTTGCCCCCTACGGAGCAGGGCAGACTGGATCTGGAGTTGAAGATAGAAGACACCAAAGAAAACATCCGCAAAGCGGAG ATAATAAAGTTAAAAGCCGAGGCTCGGTTGGACCTTCTACGGCAAGTGGGGGTTGCTGTGGACACCTGGCTGAAGAGCGCCATGAACCAG gtgatggaggagctggagaatgAACGTTGGGCCAGCTACACTTCCCACGACCCCTCACTGTCG GGCACAGTGGATTTGGAGcgtgaggagggagaagagtgTGAAGAAAACATGGAGATTTTTGACGACAGCAGCTCCAGTCCTTCAGGAACCCTCCGAAACTACCCGCTGACCTGCAAAGTGCTGTACTCCTACAAG GCCTCTCAGCCAGATGAGTTAACTATTGATGAACAGGAGATGTTGGAGGTCATTGAAGATGGAGACATGGAAGACTGGGTCAAg gCTCGCAATAAGACGGGAAGCGTGGGCTACGTCCCTGAGAAATACCTGCAGTTCCCTACTTCCAACAGTCTGCTGAGCATGCTTCAGTCTCTGGCCACACTCGATGCTCGATCGCACACCTCGTCCAACTCCACCGAGCCGGAGCTCCACTCCGGCTGCGTCAACGGAGACACCAACA TGATCTTTGTCCGTGCGCTCTACGACTACGAGGGCCAAACGGACGAGGAACTCTCCTTTTCTGAGGGAGCGGTGATCCGCCTGTTGAGCCGCGACACTCAGACAGACGACGGCTTCTGGGAGGGGGAGCTCAATGGACGGGTGGGCGTCTTCCCCTCCGTGCTGGTAGAAGATCTCACTGAGAATGGGGAGACCAGTGGAGGAGGCCTCGGTGACATACAG atttctccatctctctctaaGCTGCGGTGTTCTCTGCCACACCTCCCGCTGTATGAACAACCTCCTATCAGCCCTTTCACCACGCCTGAGACCTCCACCCCGCCGCCTCTCCCACGCTCACCTTCCGCCGCACTTAACGGGGAGCACAAGCCTCCACCCGCCTCGTCACATAAGGGGCCGCTACCCACCCACA ATCAAAGCTCTGCCAAGAGTCCAGTCTCTCCGAGATTTCCTCAACCACTGCGATTCACCCCTGAAGGAGGCCCGGGCAAATTACGACCT GTGcgagctgctcctcctccacccaaacaGCACCTCCGCCGAACACAGGAAAAGAGTGACAaaacagaggaggtggagatcaCGCTggtgtga
- the fchsd2 gene encoding F-BAR and double SH3 domains protein 2 isoform X2: protein MQPPPRKVKVTQELKNTHTEQMTRLHFKHQTECDLLEDMRTYSLKKGQLERDYAQALQKLASQYLKRDWPAINPDDQRTDYRNVYAVWRSYLEGTVQVSQSRLNVCDNYKGQVSEPAKTVRLYKEQQLKKTIDQLSGIQAELQESVKELAKAKKKYYDCEQVAQAVREKADIEARSKLGIFQSRISLQKASVKLKAKRSDCNSKATQARNDYLLTLAAANAHHDRYYHTDLLQCIQALDGRIYEHVKDYLVELSRTELEASQATHNTFQFLLDKSTRIIQEYNQQLFMQENPVFHKAHDFQFQPSECDMTLSTVPQLVDIEPSPVSAMRMTLAQSRQLESETGTTEEHSLNKEARKWATRVAREHKNIIHCKRCLEECEAHGLPPTEQGRLDLELKIEDTKENIRKAEIIKLKAEARLDLLRQVGVAVDTWLKSAMNQGTVDLEREEGEECEENMEIFDDSSSSPSGTLRNYPLTCKVLYSYKASQPDELTIDEQEMLEVIEDGDMEDWVKARNKTGSVGYVPEKYLQFPTSNSLLSMLQSLATLDARSHTSSNSTEPELHSGCVNGDTNMIFVRALYDYEGQTDEELSFSEGAVIRLLSRDTQTDDGFWEGELNGRVGVFPSVLVEDLTENGETSGGGLGDIQISPSLSKLRCSLPHLPLYEQPPISPFTTPETSTPPPLPRSPSAALNGEHKPPPASSHKGPLPTHNQSSAKSPVSPRFPQPLRFTPEGGPGKLRPVRAAPPPPKQHLRRTQEKSDKTEEVEITLV from the exons GACCTACAGTCTGAAGAAGGGACAGCTGGAGAGGGACTACGCTCAG gctCTGCAGAAGTTAGCAAGTCAGTACCTAAAGAGAGACTGGCCTGCAATCAACCCAGATGACCAGAGAACAGACTACAG GAACGTGTATGCGGTGTGGAGGTCCTACTTAGAAGGCACGGTGCAGGTGAGCCAGTCCAGGCTCAACGTGTGTGACAACTACAAAGGTCAGGTGTCGGAGCCTGCTAAGACGGTCCGACTCTACAaggagcagcagctgaaaaAG ACCATAGATCAGTTGAGCGGAATTcaagcagagctgcaggagtCGGTGAAGGAGTTGGCCAAAGCCAAGAAGAAGTACTACGACTGTGAGCAGGTTGCCCAGGCTGTACGAGAGAAGGCTGACATAGAGGCCAG GTCTAAACTGGGTATTTTTCAATCAAGAATTAGTTTACAGAAAGCAAGTGTTAAG TTGAAAGCTAAGAGAAGTGACTGCAACTCCAAGGCAACACAAGCCAGGAATGACtacctgctaacgctagctgCTGCCAACGCTCACCACGACCGCTACTACCATACAGACCTACTGCAATGCATACAG GCCTTGGATGGCAGGATCTATGAGCATGTGAAAGACTACTTGGTCGAGCTGAGTCGAACCGAGCTAGAGGCCTCCCAAGCAACGCACAACACCTTCCAGTTTCTCTTGGACAAATCCACGAGG ATAATACAAGAATACAACCAGCAGCTGTTTATGCAGGAAAACCCGGTGTTTCACAAAGCACACGACTTCCAGTTCCAACCCAGCGAATGTGACATG acTCTGAGCACGGTGCCGCAGTTGGTGGACATTGAGCCGTCGCCCGTCAGTGCCATGAGAATGACCCTGGCACAG AGCCGTCAGCTGGAGTCTGAGACGGGGACGACGGAGGAGCACAGCCTGAATAAGGAAGCCAGGAAATGGGCCACCAGAGTGGCCCGAGAACACAAGAACATCATCCACTGCAAGAGA TGTCTGGAGGAGTGTGAGGCGCATGGCTTGCCCCCTACGGAGCAGGGCAGACTGGATCTGGAGTTGAAGATAGAAGACACCAAAGAAAACATCCGCAAAGCGGAG ATAATAAAGTTAAAAGCCGAGGCTCGGTTGGACCTTCTACGGCAAGTGGGGGTTGCTGTGGACACCTGGCTGAAGAGCGCCATGAACCAG GGCACAGTGGATTTGGAGcgtgaggagggagaagagtgTGAAGAAAACATGGAGATTTTTGACGACAGCAGCTCCAGTCCTTCAGGAACCCTCCGAAACTACCCGCTGACCTGCAAAGTGCTGTACTCCTACAAG GCCTCTCAGCCAGATGAGTTAACTATTGATGAACAGGAGATGTTGGAGGTCATTGAAGATGGAGACATGGAAGACTGGGTCAAg gCTCGCAATAAGACGGGAAGCGTGGGCTACGTCCCTGAGAAATACCTGCAGTTCCCTACTTCCAACAGTCTGCTGAGCATGCTTCAGTCTCTGGCCACACTCGATGCTCGATCGCACACCTCGTCCAACTCCACCGAGCCGGAGCTCCACTCCGGCTGCGTCAACGGAGACACCAACA TGATCTTTGTCCGTGCGCTCTACGACTACGAGGGCCAAACGGACGAGGAACTCTCCTTTTCTGAGGGAGCGGTGATCCGCCTGTTGAGCCGCGACACTCAGACAGACGACGGCTTCTGGGAGGGGGAGCTCAATGGACGGGTGGGCGTCTTCCCCTCCGTGCTGGTAGAAGATCTCACTGAGAATGGGGAGACCAGTGGAGGAGGCCTCGGTGACATACAG atttctccatctctctctaaGCTGCGGTGTTCTCTGCCACACCTCCCGCTGTATGAACAACCTCCTATCAGCCCTTTCACCACGCCTGAGACCTCCACCCCGCCGCCTCTCCCACGCTCACCTTCCGCCGCACTTAACGGGGAGCACAAGCCTCCACCCGCCTCGTCACATAAGGGGCCGCTACCCACCCACA ATCAAAGCTCTGCCAAGAGTCCAGTCTCTCCGAGATTTCCTCAACCACTGCGATTCACCCCTGAAGGAGGCCCGGGCAAATTACGACCT GTGcgagctgctcctcctccacccaaacaGCACCTCCGCCGAACACAGGAAAAGAGTGACAaaacagaggaggtggagatcaCGCTggtgtga